A stretch of DNA from Lycium ferocissimum isolate CSIRO_LF1 unplaced genomic scaffold, AGI_CSIRO_Lferr_CH_V1 ctg2309, whole genome shotgun sequence:
TCGCAATATAGTAAGTGTGTAGCCATTTATTAAACGTAAATCGGgcaataaaaaaagaaatatctaTGTTTTAAATGGCCTTATTTGGGCTGCTATAAGTTAGTTAATTCTTCAGAAAATAACGGGAATAGATCATTTGTTTAGTTTGAGACATAATTTAGAatctcatttattttttaatcctTATTAGCAACTTAATATGAGAATCTTGCAGGCTAGGTACAAAATACTAAGTTGTCAAATACTAGTTGTGTTTGTGTGCTCTGTGCCCTAAACTAATTATTTAGGGGTGGTTTGGTTGGTGTAATAAGGATAATAATCACAGGATAAAATGTGAGATTATTTTATCATGCGTTTTGTTACGGGTATTAATTAGTCCCGGTATTACTTTATCCCATCATTTGTACTAAAATGGCGGAATATAATTAGCTATCTCATATAAAATTAAACTTTTCTCTACGCTCTCAAACcgtaaaataataatttaatccCAAATAGGTACTCGTATATGTTAGACCATGGCCtcgtatattttatttatttcatgcaTATATTAAACTTGCAATTAGTACTCAAAACCTTTATAAGTACGCCGTAAAGCGATTAAAAGAAAACGATTGttgttataaataaaaatctCGCTAAATAAACGTTGTTAGATTTTAAAACATTTTGATTTCATATCTcgtaattaaaaattaaaaagactaAAGTGCAAATAAATCAATAAAGAAAGAATTATCATCAtttgcatttaaaattaattgagaatttaaataaGTTTGAGAGAATTAACATCTATAGAAAAAAATAGGGCCAAAATTATCActaacataaatattttaatattttgatgttttattttatacataatatatttatcaATTATTGATATTTATACTATAGATAGTAATTTTACGAAACAATTATATCCTTACCATTATACTGGGATCAATTATATCCTTCACCATAATATTTCTACTGCCTTGTGTTAATGCGACATCATCCTGcacttcaaaaattattttctcctcaaATAATTATTTACCCACTCAAATAATCTAACCCAACccgaatttattttttttcaaccaAACTCATACGGACCCAACCCTTTTatttttggggtcattttgaTTCCGGACTCGTAAGTTAtttggggttggggtggggtgCAGGGTTTCAAACGGAAGTAGTAGAGGTGACTagtgaaaagggcaaaaatgtgGGACCACTGTACACTTGTCAATATGTACGAAAATCGATCAattaacatcaacaataattgcCTGACACCCTATCAGCAGTACTGTTGACTGGTAGTGCAACGTGGTAGCTCGATCACCATAAAGAAGATTCCCTTTACACCTTCCGCATAGATATCATACCAAATACTAAGAAACAAATCAATCAATTAAGTagtatttttgtttctttatctttttgCAGTTCAAAATGAGTACTGACCAAGATCAATGTAGTACTAAGAAATTACAAGGCAAAGTAGCAATAATCACAGGAGGAGCAAGCGGTATAGGCGAAGCTACAGTTCATATCTTTGCCGAACATGGGGTACGAGCCATTGTGATAGCTGATATTCAAGACGAGAAGGGGAAACACGTGGCGGAAGCTGTGGGTTCGAATTTAGTCCGGTGCAGCTACGTACATTGCGATGTTACTGATGAAGATCAAGTGAAGGATATGGTAGACTGGACTGTTCAGATGTATGGGCAGCTTGATATAATGTTTAGCAATGCTGGCATTGTTAGCCCAACTGATCAAACCATTTTGGACTTGAACTTGTCGAAGCTTGATCAGATTTTCGCCATTAATGTTCGTGGCATGGCGGCGTGTGTAAAGCACGCTGCTCGTGTTATGGTGGAGGGGAGCGTTAGGGGAAGCATCATCTGCACTGCCAGTGTTTCAGGTATATAGGCAGAAACCAAATTTGATGAGTCCAATCTTTAAATTGTTATCattaaaatattgaaatatgagttcaaaatttaatattaatttgttaaaattaatttattagcTTTTTCAAATATATGTATACTCTATGTTGAAATTATTGTTCAGTTGGACCCAATAAACATAGTTGCATCCACCAATACAAATAAGAATGTCAAATGAGCGTGCTAATTATGGACAGGTTAAAGTGGGTCAAATAAACAGAACATTGATTTATAATGTTTCTTGTTTTGGTCAATACAGGTTGAGTCAAACTGGATTGAAACATGTAATAGCTCAAGCTTTCCAACCCAATACTACTTAAAATTCCTTTTTCTGCCTACTTGACTCTCTTTCTATGTCCTAACTTGCGACTACAATGTAAGCAAGCTCACACAGATTTACTTAGGTAACCCACATTGCTCATACTTTTAAAGTGATTAACTTGAGATGTGCATAAATTGATCCGTTAATGTATGAATATTAGTAGAACCCTCCAAATGAACTTGGGCGGGTAAAGACAATTTACATTTTCATGGCCTAAATTTGACACTCCCAATTTTAATTAGGCAGCAAAGGCGGCAGGAGGCGGACGGACTATGTCATGTCGAAACATGCAGTGATAGGGTTGGTCCGCTCGGCCAGTCTACAGCTAGGAGTGCATGGAATTAGGGTTAACAGCGTATCGCCTTCCGCGGTGGCAACGCCAGGGCTGTGCGAAAGCCTACAGAAGGAGGTGAAGGAAGTGGAGAAGATGTATGAGCCACTGACTTGTTTAAAAGGGATAGTGTTAAAAGTGAAACATGTTGCTGATGCTGTAGCTTTCCTTGCTTCTGATGAGTCTGCATTTGTTACTGGCCATGATCTTTCTGTTGATGGAGGCTTTACTTCTTGGTAAATGGTTACAGTGACCTTTCAATATAAGGAAGGCTACCGTTAGTGAAAATTCAGATATTATATTGGAACAATATCATGTGAAAATATGGGGCTAACTAGGCTTTCGCTTGCCTATATTTAAATCTACTAGGTAAGATTAGAACCACTAAATTGTATGAGTTCCCTTATTTGCTATAATCTTTATCATTTGAGGATTCATTAATATTAAATAGTACAAGCtaatttgtttcaaatttttggttttataaactatatcctttttttcttttcttttttctcttttgcaaGAAGGACTATACGCAGTTACGAACGCATGAATTTATATTGCTCCATTTTTTCTTTCCCATAGACCATACTCATAGAgtattatatatttagaaataaatcTCTGCTGAGAAAGAAATATTATAAGTAGGTgatttcttcttatttatttgaCTTAACTGATTTAAAGTAGCTGATAAGAATTAAGTGTTGATAAGCAATTTTAAGCCACAAGTTCGAtttaataaatagaaaataaaagttATGCTACATGTGCTTTGACATAAAATAGCAAACTAATAATAAGCACCTGACGTGTTAAGCATAATTTTATGTTAAAATGACTTAAATATCCTTAAAGTTATTTACACTAATAACACGTGATTTTTacaagaatttaaattttatttaattcaaatacaaAATGATTTAGGTCTCATTTATTTTTCATACAAAATTGATTAGATAAATtatgtttataaatataaattattttatgttaagataaaatataatcataagctataatataataattaatatttttactatattttttttttttttgtaaaaaacaTACTTAAATATTACACAAAATTTGTatagaagaaacaaaaatttaaCAATCTTCTTTTGTCGTTAATTAAACTAACAGATCCAACTATCATAAATATTCTCATCAATCGGATCACAAGTTGGCATCCAAATGCTAAAGGGTTGcatgttttctaattttttttaatttacaaatgttttctatttttttatttttttaatttacatattttgcTTTTATCAATAATATTATATTCTTCTTCCAGTTTATTTAGCTCTTGAACTCAATGATAAATATGCATAGATAAGTAGGAGAGGGTTCCATGCTTTACAAAACCCATAAATCAACGATACTGATGTCAAGCTGTAGAAAGGTTACATGCTTGGTGTAGGATTTGAAGAACTACTAAAAACAATACTAGAGAGAAATTTGTTACCCCAAATAATGCCATGAAAAACTGCATAATTGTTGTTTACGTTGAAGAGGTGGAGGAAATTTTAGGTTTGGAAGAACAGACATTAGAGTGAAATCGTGGAGAGTGTtaagaattttattttaagaaaaggtATTTTCAGAATTATAAAAAGATATCAAGGACAAATCGTATAAAAGGTTTGGTCAAAACAAAAATACTTAAGCTTATTTGCTATAGTCATTTTTGAGGAAACATTAATATTAAATAGTACAAGCtaatttgtttcaaattttgGTTTATAAACTATACTTTTTGCAAGAAGGACTATAAGTTacacttttatttcattttctttaccAAACACATATAagttaaaaagtattataaggtGATTTCTTCTTAACTTTAAACACTGATTTAAAGTAGCTGATAAAATTAAGTCTTGATAAGCGACAATAAATAGAATTATACAATATCTCGTGTTAAGCATAATTTTAGAAAGTAGTAGGTATTTCTAATAACACgtgatttttacaaaattaatcGAATTATACAAATGAACGCAACTGACACcacgaatatcaagaaaatgTATTCAATTGCTTGCTGGCTGATAATTGTTTatctttcaagtttcaaccacaaaaaccaaaaataaaaatgtgtaaaGAAGAGAGAAATTATTAATTACAATTTACAGAGAGTACATGTAGGATTTATTGCTTGATTACTAGTACTACGTATGTGTCGGCAAGAGTCACTGATGGTGGAAGCTCAGTTTGGTCCACGTATTTTTCACGTACTAATTTCTCTTGTACTGTGTTCTCTCTTCTGTAACTGGAGTCTTTTTCCAGGCAGTACATTAATCCGAGTCCCCAACTTAAATGATcccaaaaatgaaattttgatccaaactaatctacaaaaaaaaaaaaaaaaattacaaaagtaTCTTTTGCGCACAAAATTAGTGCGCAACTGACACcacgaatatcaagaaaatgTAATCAATTGCTTGCTGGTCACCGATAAGTTTATCTATTGCGCAAAAACTAATTTTGAGAGCAATTTACTGAGAGTACATGAGTTTAATAAAACGCCTGACCATCTTCTCCACCATCTAATTTCCCCCACCTTGTTTTTAAATTATTTCCGCCATTAACACCCAAAATCAGTAGTCCCACGTTCCAAAAGTGTcgtttttgtgttattttttaacccATGAAAGTCGATATTTCCGCCATTAACACCCAAAATCAGATATTCAAGTCGTTTTTGAATCGAGAATAAGTTTCGAAGGCTCTGAATTTCGGAATAAAGCGTCGTAGAACTCGATTTCAAAAACTTAAAAACAACCTTTAATCTAGGTATTTTATTATGAATTTTGcaattacattgttaaatatattattatcctaAGCATGATTAATGTTTAATAGTCGCGGATTTCGAAAAAAAACCATGCATTATTTTTGTGCTCAATAGTTCTGTTCGTCCAGCCCCttctatgattttttttatttgttaattgtttgttatttgttaattttaaatgatttgttaattatttgattatagGAAAATATACTAATCTCCTAATAATatctttatttgttaatttatttatttgtaaaattgATAATCCATGTCAATTATTAATgtgctaattagttatctaattGTACGTGTTAATCTAattttatttgctaattagttatctaattttatgtgctaattagttatctaCTTTTATGTGTTAATGTGCTAGTTAGTTATCTaattaattatcaatttttaaTTAGAATTAGTTAatccttaatattatatttattagttAATTGTAgctagtataataattaattaacaattatcAATTAGaaattgaacatccttagtttaggattaaaCATCATTAGTTTAGGatttaaaatatcattaatattatatttgttagttaattgtagttagtataataattattaattagaaataattaatccttagtttaggattaaaCATAATTAGTTTAGgattaaaaatatcattaatataatattagttagtataataattaattaacaattattaattagaAATAGTTAATCCTTACTTtaggattgaacatccttagtttaggattaaaaatatcattaatataatattggttagttaattgtagttagtataataattaattaacaattgcAAATTCGCAAATAGttaatccttagtttaggattaaaaatatcattaatataatattagttagttaattttaGTTAgcataataattaattaacaattactAATTCGCAAATTTggatagttaatataattttctgtTAAAGGATTAGTTAATTAGTATATTTTTTCGATAAaggattacataattaatattacatgttatgattaattaaaaattattaatacaGATAcgcaaattattaaaaaaattccatttcTTAGGATCCAGCTCGCCTCCGGCACCATCTACTGCTCCGGCTAAGGTGCCCCCTCGAGAGACCGCTCAGGAGCCCGTGGACACGCAAGTTtgattttttaccaaaaaataatgtattaattaaatctaaactaaaattaatactagttgtttatatgttatttcaggttcatcctCCTGTGCCTGTGGACCCGTCTCCTGATGCTGATGTCTGACCTTACATAGCGCACGTAGACTGAAGAAGCATATTATGCTCAAGGGCGCAAGGAAGACAAGAAAGGATGATCATGACATTGAGCATCCTATTAtcaagaggaagaagaggaatgGAGATGATGGTGAGTGGTGGGGTTCTTCTTAGGCCTAGGACTACTTAAAGGCTCTCACATGTAGAACCTAAGATTACTATAAAGGCTCCCTCATGTGGGATCTATTAGAAATtgtgtatatgtaaataaattgtatattttatgttaatattatttttttgattttatttttttaatgataattagttatcttagtctttattatcgtTTATTAATAATTCGTGCGATGtcctaaattaattatgaaaaaaatcttgacatattcgaaataaagtaatgccttgactaaataataaaacgctTAAATCAATACCTTATAAAATAACACTTAAACCTAacgataacaagtttccaaacaaaacttacttcggggcactttacaaaCCCTAAAACGatgatccaaacgtttaggtatgCTACTTGATGTATTGAACCTACATTGTTGTTCGCAGAAAAAGATAtcatgttctatataaaatattgatattccggaGTTTTGAGACATGATTAATCCTTGGTCAGAGTATGGAAAAGACGTGaatatcaaaattttgaaattatacaaagtgtggaaaaataaaactaacccCTATTGCGCACAAAATTGGTGCGCAAAATGTActtttataacttttttttttgtggattattttggatcaaaatccCACTTTTGAGGTCAGTTAAGTTGCGGACTCAAATTAATCCCTAGTTGATTGAGCAGATATGGCCTTCGAGCATTATTTGAGTACTTAACGAGCCAACTTTTATCCTTTTCTGAATTTACGTATTTGTTTTTGTAAAATAAGCAAGAAACATGCAAGTTTTCTTACGTTAATACAGTTACCAAATTTTTGCCATAATTTTGTTCATAACTTGATATATTATTGCAAATTTTAATGCTactaattattttataatttgatctatgacttaaactttaaaccttttttttcctGGTTATAACATAACTTGAAGTAGAGAGCAAGTTATTTCTAAGTTATAAATTGATTTAACAATATTTCAACTTTCAAGGGAAAAGCCAAAtgatttttctccaattttcctCTGTAACTTGAAATTAGAGGTGTCAATAATACGGTTTGGgcggttattttataaatttataccgtcccaatttttcggttattttattttgtagaatTAAAATTAGACTTTTAAAAACCGTCCTATCAAGTTGGTTTCTCGTCGGTATCGGTATGGTTCGGTTaagtttcgatttttttttttttaaaaaagaacatCATGTTATAGTCACTAGTAAAAGTTAAGACACAATATTATACATACTTCTATAGGACTTTGACAAAAACTCTTTAGGTATTTTTACTGATTAAAAGGCGATGAATCAAGTAAACATGAAAGACGAGAAGAATAGAAATTAGTCCTACTATTTTACGGTAGTGTAAAATAAtgttaagtaaaaaaaaaatttagattgCACGAGCATTTaaaaaatcaatcaagatgAGACTACTAAGATTGATTATCTAATAAGAtgatttaaaatcatattatgAATGAAAAGATATCTAATACTTTGTAACTTTCTATCCAAAAATCGTTGGAATACGCTTGTATCTACTAGTTACTACTCGAGATGCTagaactaatttaatttcaatagaAGTAATATAATAGATTTTAGAGTTGGAACTTtaggtgttaattatgttgCCGGCTTGTAGTAATTTTTATCATCCCAAAACCAAGGCggaaattttaatatttattatatttaaatttaatatataaaatatattttacatatataaacCTATTCGTTTCGGTATTTTTAcgatttatttttctaaaattaaaaacctacctaattattcggtacagttataaatttatataaaaatcttcaattttattaaaaaaaaacctataATCGATTCGGTACGGCACAGTTCGGTCCGTTAATAAATACCCAAATGCCTATGTCAAAAACAACCAAATCTCCCTACCAGCTCATCAACCCCAATCCTAAGTTGAATTATAAACTACAATGGATTTGGTCTATCAAGACTAAACAAAATCAAATTCTTCCTATGGCTTTGCTCCCACACCAAACTTCCTACACCCCCATCATAGAGGAATGCATATTGACCCCATCTGCCCCAtatgttataaaaaataaaaaaataataataataaaaaaaaggagctaaaataaaacaaaatcaaacagATATCAGAATAGAAACTGCAGTAAACATACTTAAAACTCTTGCAGAACGATCAAATATAGCCGCCATTGACACGAATAATCTGTCCATTAACCCATTCAGAAGCATCACCAGCCAAAAACGCAACCACTGGTGCAACATCCTCCGTTAAAAACATAGacccaaaaattgaaataaaaacaaaaatctcACGATTCCACGCAACTAAataacagaaaaataaaaaaatctgaaCTAGAACAACACAGATCTGCTAAAAAAATGTTAGATTTAGAGGAACATACCACGCGATCGGAATATTGTGATGTACGATTTTACTGAGTATGAACGGAAGGAGAAAATGGACTTTCGGTCAGCTTAACAGTGTGTGGTTGGTTGGGTGGGTTGTTTCATAACAATAAGTTGGATTGcagtatttctttcttttttaggaCCCAAAAAGTCTTCTTGGTTTTGTTGGTTTATACCCACCAAGTCAATGCTATGAAAAAAGAACCAGGAAATAATGAataatgaaaatatattgacaattatacgctttttttttttttttgcttatttaaatataaaagattCTGGAAATAAAATGATCAACAGAACAAGTGGTAACGGTTCCAAAAGgggaaaataaaattttggattAGTTGAATCAAAGTAGctataaaaaaacaaatattacaACTATAGATACATAAGTGAATATTTAGTTATATACGCATTCCTATGGATTGGTAGCTGCAAGTGATGATGACAGATGGTGGATCAGCAATGCCATTGACGGAGTCTTTGCTTCAATTTttcgatatgattatgagtctTTTAATCGATAATCGGGCTATTGGTtagatttttaattaattgtgaGATAGTTAAATTAGGCCAATAGGGATTTACGACACGTATTCTTCCGTTAAAATGGGCGATATTATCATACAAAAAGAGAATCAAGCGATATAAATAACCTAAAATTACACCCAGAGTGTTAATATCTAACTTTTTCCACGCTTAATACGTAGTATAATTTCATGAAGATGATACAAGTGTAATATGGCGTGAAGCCAATTAAATCACTTTTGTAATCACTTCAAAGTCAAAGTGTAACATCTTTTACATGTTAATACACATTGTTGACGTGTGATATTATGTAACaacggaaaataatataatttaagCTGTAACTCACACATTTCTTCATGAtataataatcaataatattcGTGAATCCACCATTCACCAGAGAAACTCTCTTTCTATTCAACTATAACATCTGGTCTCTCTCTAATCTCTGGTGATACACTTTATTATCCAGATCTAGCAACGACGCCATGCCTCCCGTCGCCGCCGACAGTGGCGGATCCAAGAATTGAAGGTCGTGGGTGCTCACTTCCTTAAACGTAGGGTTGCTAGTAATCACATAGTATAAATATACAACAATACCGAACACTATGAATAAGAAAAGTTAATGAAAAAAACAACGGTTAATATTATCATCACAAAAAGCAACTTCTAATCTCAAGTCACATGAGCTACTAATAAAGTTATCATTATAAAAAGACACATCTAGTCATAAGTCATAACAGTGCTCGACGACCTTTCATACGTTGAAAACGATGAGTAATAGTATCATATCTTACAGTTGCGAATATCTTACGCTCTACATAGCAAACTAAACAACCATTCAAAAATTCATCACCAATACTGTTATGAAGCTCATTTTTGTTGTACTTCATGGAAGAGAAAGCCCGTGTCACGACCCTAACTGGCGGGTCGTACGGGCACCTAGCATATTACtaactagtaggcgaaccctgaCCAACCACCCAAATACTCATCCATTTTATAACAAATACTTTCTTAAAACTCACAAGATTAAAATACAAGCTTCACACAGACTCTGTTTCAAATACAATAAAACTGAAAAGAATTTCCCAGGATCtgtctagacaggtacaagagctcctactacacaagaaagacaaaataaatgaccCAGCCTCTGCCTGGAGTGAGATAAGCGAGACTGTAGGAGAATGCCTGGAAATCCACACGaagaaacttcaacttaaacctgCAACATATCTACAGcccaaaagggatgtagcaagagtagtatcagtacaccatacgtactggtaagcatcatagtttgactaagattagttcacgtaaCACAATATAAGTCAATAAGATAACAAATAAGTCAAGGCTCTTGGGATTCTCAATATAGATTCCTTTACTATCACCCTCTTATCTCCCTACTCCAgctatttatttcttttattccCAAGAATTACATGTTTTCTATTTAATCATAACCGATCCCTTCCTTCCATCCAACTTATTAAATCTCATCTCCACGCTCACCCTATCCTCTAATTTCTACCTTTTTATCCGTAGAGTTTATCTACTCAATTTACCTACTACGATGTGATACACCTAGAGAATGGCTTACCATCTGAAATTCGCTACTACACTTACCTTTATAATAGCCACCACCCCACACACAATCTCAACGAAATCATAAAGATGCATAAGCAATATAACCGACAGGCAGTACACACATACATGACATAGAATTATGAGATGTAGTGTAATGCAGAATGCAATGCAAGGGCCAAACCatactgtacatacatgctaactgatgtcattgctcagtagtcatgacctgcaggggacccatggtgtctatgtaccactcgttccggatactcatcgaacctgagccataaatcctccgctccgAAAAGATCCTCGGATGCGGATCCATATTGTATAGATTTCTCGTATtcaactcaaaatggccatatgacCAGATAACACAACTGCCCATACTCAGTCTTTCCTGCTCCATGTATTTCCTCATAAcacatgcaatgcaatgaaagGATGCAATAAATCAAACAAGTCATGAATCATGCCCTTGATGGGCGTAGTACTAATCACGATTTCCTTCAGTCCTCTCAATACAAACCTCTTGTTAACAAGAGTGATAATCATGCGAGTATTTCACTACATCTGGAAATAAGGACGGAAATCAAGTATTCCTAGGGATACATAATCTAAACAACGAAATACCTCCTTCCAGCCATGATACATAACGTATTCCCtattccataaaacataccCCTCAATGATGATAGCACTCACCACTCAATCAATATTCATTGTTACCCTAGCTAATATTAATACATAGTTTTATTTAAGTTTTAGAATATGTCCATCCAAACTCCATGTCCGTagacctaatcatgcaatcTCCCGTTAACTCTAAAAGTATAGacgattcactaatcaaagtctaactcaagtaaaccatagcCTACCTTGTTGAAGAACAGCCAATTGAATCCCCATGAATTGCTCGCCTTCCTAACCTTCATCCGAATCCATGAGAGGTGATCGCCGTGGGGAATGGTGTGAAGGAAATATAAAAAGTTTCTTTTCTTGATGTCAAGGGTTTTTCCTTTATGTGGAAACCTAATAGCAGCCTTGGAgagtcttttattaaaaaggagggTAAAATAAACTAAGTGAACCAAAAAAACGCGATCTCGCTTCCATTTCGACCGCGGCGCGGCGGTGCAGGTGTGTTATAGCGGGATCTGTTGGGTGcactgaccgctatagcggtccgtTTCCTTCCCTGGGCCCATGATTTCTAATTCTAtccgaaattgatttttcccactatTAATCTTAAAACACTCCATAGGGCTTATTATTTATGATCCTagacctagattgggcatggGTTCGCAAAGTGTTAAATAACGACCGGACGGGTCATTACAGCCCTTTCCACAGACGCAGTAGTAACAGGAAGAATGAGAGTCAACTTGATAAGCAAATAACCAAGTGGCCAGCTTTGATGCTAATCTGACTTAACCAGCAATTTTGCAAGGTCACTAAATCCCTTCAAGTTGAAGTACCTCTTGTCAGAACCACGAGCATAAACTATAAAACTATCAAGCTGACAACTGAGATCTCGAAGCTTactattatcaaactcaatcatataacATTTAGCCAACCTCATTATCCTGT
This window harbors:
- the LOC132043334 gene encoding (-)-isopiperitenol/(-)-carveol dehydrogenase, mitochondrial-like — its product is MSTDQDQCSTKKLQGKVAIITGGASGIGEATVHIFAEHGVRAIVIADIQDEKGKHVAEAVGSNLVRCSYVHCDVTDEDQVKDMVDWTVQMYGQLDIMFSNAGIVSPTDQTILDLNLSKLDQIFAINVRGMAACVKHAARVMVEGSVRGSIICTASVSGSKGGRRRTDYVMSKHAVIGLVRSASLQLGVHGIRVNSVSPSAVATPGLCESLQKEVKEVEKMYEPLTCLKGIVLKVKHVADAVAFLASDESAFVTGHDLSVDGGFTSW